A stretch of Hydractinia symbiolongicarpus strain clone_291-10 chromosome 9, HSymV2.1, whole genome shotgun sequence DNA encodes these proteins:
- the LOC130656464 gene encoding histone acetyltransferase KAT5-like isoform X1 — protein sequence MDATEIKEKIQNVIEGCRMPVRMSNSDEWPLAEVVSKKEISDGVWEFYVHYIDYNKRLDEWVSVDRLNLDKLQPPKIEEKKKSATSSQSQSLSKNQSKQNLSKNQQQSLSQPPATPNSPDVEPVNGTMVRNKSSNNLFSRKRKGAPIDEIDSQDSPKPPTTEEKTNNLRSGGSMTTHGHDDVVTRVKNIEWIELGKHRIKPWYFSPYPIELTKVPCIYICEFCLKYVKSLACLQRHRDKCCLFHPPGNEIYRKDKLSFFEIDGRKHKAYSQNLCLLAKLFLDHKTLYYDTDPFLFYVMTEFDSEGLHIVGYFSKEKESSEDYNVACILTLPSYQRMGYGKLLIEFSYELSKFEGKTGHPEKPLSDLGLLSYRSYWSQTILEILLQLKCEEGTTPSLTINEICEMTSIRKEDVISTLQHLNLLQYYKGQYVICITKDILDSHAKSMKKRKIRIDPKCLHWQPKDWAKRGKW from the exons ATGGATGCCACTGAAATAAAGGAAAAG aTCCAAAATGTCATTGAAGGATGTAGAATGCCAGTTCGTATGTCAAACTCTGATGAATGGc catTGGCTGAGGTAGTTAGCAAGAAAGAAATCAGTGATGGTGTATGGGAGTTTTATGTGCATTATATTGATT ATAACAAGCGACTTGATGAGTGGGTGTCTGTTGACCGGTTAAACCTTGACAAACTGCAACCACCGAAAATTGAGGAGAAGAAAAAGTCAGCTACATCCAGTCAATCACAGTCATTGTCCAAAAACCAATCCAAACAAAATCTCAGTAAAAATCAACAGCAGAGTCTTTCACAACCCCCTGCAACACCTAATTCTCCTGATGTGGAGCCTGTTAATGGAACGATGGTTAGGAACAAATCATCCAACAATCTTTTCagtagaaaaagaaaaggaGCTCCAATAGATGAG attgaTTCACAAGATAGTCCGAAACCGCcaacaacagaagaaaaaacaaacaacttaAGAAGCGGTGGTAGTATGACCACACATGGTCATGATGATGTTGTAACTagggttaaaaatattgaatggATAGAACTTGGCAAGCACCGAATTAAACCTTGGTACTTTTCACCATACCCGATTGAACTAACAAAAGTACCTTGTATCTATATTTGCGAGTTTTGTCTAAAATACGTAAAAAGCTTGGCGTGTTTGCAAAGACACAGG GATAAATGCTGCCTTTTTCACCCACCTGGAAACGAAATATATCGCAAAGATAAACTCTCGTTTTTTGAAATAGATGGAAGGAAGCACAAG GCATATTCACAAAATTTATGTTTACTGGCGAAACTGTTTTTGGATCACAAAACGTTGTACTACGATACAGATCCATTTTTGTTTTACGTTATGACTGAGTTTGATAGCGAAGGATTACATATAGTGGGGTATTTTTCAAAG GAAAAAGAATCAAGCGAAGATTACAACGTCGCCTGCATTCTCACACTACCTTCGTATCAACGAATGGGATATGGAAAACTCCTTATCGAATTTA GTTACGAGCTTTCAAAATTTGAAGGAAAAACTGGGCATCCTGAAAAACCACTTTCCGACTTAGGCTTGTTATCTTACAGAAGTTACTGGTCACAAACTATACTTGAAATATTGCTGCAACTGAAATGTGAGGAAGGAACAACTCCAAGTTTGACTATTAA tgaaatcTGTGAGATGACGAGTATTCGAAAAGAGGATGTTATATCGACTTTGCAGCATTTGAACTTATTGCAATACTATAAAGGACAATATGTAATTTGCATAACCAAAGATATATTAGACTCGCACGCTAAAtcgatgaaaaaaagaaaaatacgtATCGATCCGAAGTGTTTACATTGGCAACCTAAAGACTGGGCTAAACGAGGCAAATGGTGA
- the LOC130656464 gene encoding histone acetyltransferase KAT5-like isoform X2, whose translation MPVRMSNSDEWPLAEVVSKKEISDGVWEFYVHYIDYNKRLDEWVSVDRLNLDKLQPPKIEEKKKSATSSQSQSLSKNQSKQNLSKNQQQSLSQPPATPNSPDVEPVNGTMVRNKSSNNLFSRKRKGAPIDEIDSQDSPKPPTTEEKTNNLRSGGSMTTHGHDDVVTRVKNIEWIELGKHRIKPWYFSPYPIELTKVPCIYICEFCLKYVKSLACLQRHRDKCCLFHPPGNEIYRKDKLSFFEIDGRKHKAYSQNLCLLAKLFLDHKTLYYDTDPFLFYVMTEFDSEGLHIVGYFSKEKESSEDYNVACILTLPSYQRMGYGKLLIEFSYELSKFEGKTGHPEKPLSDLGLLSYRSYWSQTILEILLQLKCEEGTTPSLTINEICEMTSIRKEDVISTLQHLNLLQYYKGQYVICITKDILDSHAKSMKKRKIRIDPKCLHWQPKDWAKRGKW comes from the exons ATGCCAGTTCGTATGTCAAACTCTGATGAATGGc catTGGCTGAGGTAGTTAGCAAGAAAGAAATCAGTGATGGTGTATGGGAGTTTTATGTGCATTATATTGATT ATAACAAGCGACTTGATGAGTGGGTGTCTGTTGACCGGTTAAACCTTGACAAACTGCAACCACCGAAAATTGAGGAGAAGAAAAAGTCAGCTACATCCAGTCAATCACAGTCATTGTCCAAAAACCAATCCAAACAAAATCTCAGTAAAAATCAACAGCAGAGTCTTTCACAACCCCCTGCAACACCTAATTCTCCTGATGTGGAGCCTGTTAATGGAACGATGGTTAGGAACAAATCATCCAACAATCTTTTCagtagaaaaagaaaaggaGCTCCAATAGATGAG attgaTTCACAAGATAGTCCGAAACCGCcaacaacagaagaaaaaacaaacaacttaAGAAGCGGTGGTAGTATGACCACACATGGTCATGATGATGTTGTAACTagggttaaaaatattgaatggATAGAACTTGGCAAGCACCGAATTAAACCTTGGTACTTTTCACCATACCCGATTGAACTAACAAAAGTACCTTGTATCTATATTTGCGAGTTTTGTCTAAAATACGTAAAAAGCTTGGCGTGTTTGCAAAGACACAGG GATAAATGCTGCCTTTTTCACCCACCTGGAAACGAAATATATCGCAAAGATAAACTCTCGTTTTTTGAAATAGATGGAAGGAAGCACAAG GCATATTCACAAAATTTATGTTTACTGGCGAAACTGTTTTTGGATCACAAAACGTTGTACTACGATACAGATCCATTTTTGTTTTACGTTATGACTGAGTTTGATAGCGAAGGATTACATATAGTGGGGTATTTTTCAAAG GAAAAAGAATCAAGCGAAGATTACAACGTCGCCTGCATTCTCACACTACCTTCGTATCAACGAATGGGATATGGAAAACTCCTTATCGAATTTA GTTACGAGCTTTCAAAATTTGAAGGAAAAACTGGGCATCCTGAAAAACCACTTTCCGACTTAGGCTTGTTATCTTACAGAAGTTACTGGTCACAAACTATACTTGAAATATTGCTGCAACTGAAATGTGAGGAAGGAACAACTCCAAGTTTGACTATTAA tgaaatcTGTGAGATGACGAGTATTCGAAAAGAGGATGTTATATCGACTTTGCAGCATTTGAACTTATTGCAATACTATAAAGGACAATATGTAATTTGCATAACCAAAGATATATTAGACTCGCACGCTAAAtcgatgaaaaaaagaaaaatacgtATCGATCCGAAGTGTTTACATTGGCAACCTAAAGACTGGGCTAAACGAGGCAAATGGTGA
- the LOC130656465 gene encoding mitochondrial import receptor subunit TOM20 homolog: protein MMPSYGHVATIAAGIAGVTFLGYCIYFDRKRRSDPLFKQKLRERRANAKKNVGKSSSDLNLPDMKDQEAVQKFFLEEVQKGEEYLGQNDFDNCVKHLTNAIAVCGQPQQLLNVFKQTLPPNVFQMLIQNLALLGSVQMQQMQKAATSGDTDGLD, encoded by the exons atGATGCCAAGCTATGGTCATGTAGCGACTATTGCAGCAGGAATTGCTGGCGTTACATTCCTGGGATATTGCATTTACTTCGATCGGAAACGTAGAAGCGATcctttatttaaacaaaaattgagGGAAA GAAGAGCTAATGCAAAGAAAAATGTTGGTAAATCATCATCTGATCTG AATTTGCCTGACATGAAAGATCAAGAGGCtgttcaaaaatttttcttagAAGAAGTTCAAAAGGGAGAAGAGTATCTTGGCCAAAATGATTTTGACAATTGTGTAAAACATCTAACAAATGCTATTGCTGTATGTGGACAACCACAGCAACTGTTGAATGTGTTCAAGCAAACATTACCTCCAAACGTCTTCCAAATGTTGATTCAGAATTTAGCGTTACTTGGCTCTGTGCAAATGCAGCAGATG caaaaggCGGCAACATCAGGTGATACCGATGGCTTGGATTGA
- the LOC130656463 gene encoding uncharacterized protein LOC130656463, with product MVTTLDKNKLWQQLNDLSNCCADVAINGHDIGKRDNIIVMLGNTQSMLSRYCVGDDELATVQTILRSTGFLNSLSKLLGCDKFVTFLVLKLMTFLFKTLPECFLQEYSEDILKKSCSEHLELRATLLSVIIQCLKSKERMEKRLAVVKAIMDYLELSAGLCIHEIKELYSLEVKSEKFILLLRCCMNILKAIKLTYTTGQQITATLLKTCSVLVTSLTGLGIQVFAKEGVPKKLVKQRHLLWRYFLKSFHSILDFSKVCSDQALVNCFASVCFDFAEVMIQPNQLKNLCIIESNFVGLPNIMTWNSFSLFMDDCSARKLIIFELEVLNLQLHECDDIRLRLSTIFSILYKFPRINNVSTNLIEVLLEVFMEQDDELVKAVYLLQKLFLKAGSLSIQYGEDINPLRIFFQLTKSLSFDESVLLDWLISDESNFLLYFQQFLQYTGENFALLSQTVETSPMKNFKKSTKDIDTAVCQLSLEADKKTRNIVGYSSSEDEEDHKDEYEHTVKGKMASEAVDNLMSCLIRLNLKLDRLNTQNLLPAGLNLIVDQLDMIERLYEE from the exons ATGGTAACCACGTTAGATAAGAACAAGTTATGGCAACAACTAAACGATCTTTCCAACTGTTGTGCCGATGTGGCGATTAATGGCCATGACATTGGAAAGAGGGACAACATTATTGTGATGCTAGGCAACACTCAGAGTATGTTAAGCAGATATTGTGTTGGTGATGATGAACTGGCTACCGTGCAAACAATATTAAGAAGTACAGGTTTTTTAAACTCACTTTCAAAGCTACTAGGCTGTGATAAATTTGTTACATTTTTAGTATTGAAACTAATGACATTCTTATTCAAGACTTTGCCTGAATGTTTTTTGCAAGAGTATAGTgaagatattttgaaaaaaagctgttCGGAGCATTTGGAGTTAAGAGCTACACTTTTAAGTGTGATAATACAATGCTTAAAATCCAAAGAACGTATGGAAAAAAGATTGGCAGTAGTAAAGGCCATTATGGATTACTTAGAGCTTTCTGCGGGTCTGTGTATACATGAAATCAAAGAGTTGTATTCTTTGGAGGTGAAAtcagaaaaatttattttgcttcTACGATGTTGCATGAACATTTTAAAAGCCATAAAATTAACTTATACCACGGGTCAACAGATTACTGCTACACTTTTAAAGACGTGCTCAGTATTAGTAACTAGTTTAACGGGTTTGGGTATACAAGTGTTTGCAAAAGAAGGTGTGCCAAAGAAACTTGTAAAACAGAGGCATTTGCTGTGGcgttattttttaaagtctttTCACAGTATTTTAGATTTTAGTAAAGTATGTTCGGATCAGGCCTTGGTAAATTGTTTTGCTTCCGTGTGTTTTGATTTTGCTGAGGTAATGATTCAACCGAACCAATTAAAAAATTTGTGTATAATCGAGTCTAATTTTGTTGGATTACCCAATATTATGACATGGAAcagtttttctctttttatggATGATTGTAGTGCTCGCAAGTTGATTATCTTCGAGTTGGAAGTGTTGAATTTACAGCTCCATGAATGTG ATGACATTCGTTTACGACTGTCTACGATATTTTCAATATTGTACAAATTTCCACGAATCAACAACGTATCGACCAATCTTATTGAAGTTCTTCTTGAGGTCTTCATGGAGCAGGATGACGAACTTGTGAAAGCTGTGTACTTGTTgcagaaattgtttttgaaagccGG CTCCTTATCGATTCAATATGGCGAAGATATCAACCCTCTTAGGATTTTCTTTCAATTAACAAAATCTTTATCCTTTGACGAGAGTGTTCTACTCGACTGGTTAATCTCAGACGAATCAAACTTCCTGTTATATTTTCAACAGTTTTTACAGTACACAGGAGAGAATTTTGCCTTGCTTAGTCAAACCGTTGAAACGTCGCCTATGAAGAACTTTAAGAAATCTACGAAAGACATCGATACAGCTGTATGCCAGTTAAGTTTAGAAGCAGACAAAAAGACAAGAAACATTGTCGGATATAGCTCTTCTGAAGATGAAGAAGACCATAAAGATGAGTATGAACATACAGTCAAAGGAAAAATGGCGTCGGAAGCTGTGGATAACCTCATGTCATGTCTTATTCGACTAAATTTGAAATTAGATCGTTTAAATACACAAAACTTACTGCCAGCAGGTCTAAACTTGATTGTTGATCAGCTTGATATGATTGAACGTTTGTACgaagaataa
- the LOC130656462 gene encoding hepatoma-derived growth factor-related protein 2-like: MATTKIFNVGDLVWAKMKGYPHWPARVDEPKPGQAVPKKKYVIFFFGTHEIGFLGADGLFAYEQYKEKYGKPNKRRGFGEALKEIVENPTVVHVDEPEEESEEEEQSDDVNENDNEPPAEKKPKKVNKKKEETKKRKRKSQDNKKSNKKVRAVKSVEETWSDSDDEMLLIDEKKKNAAKEVEESDFEEPTSSDDSSDDDSGDDYKQPEENKKKPKAETKPKKAPAAKKPRKPASEKKPRKPAGEKKPRKQKEKKQTSKDDDVSSVSSVSSSDEDSSGDEEIEKLKKRLFKQNVELTAEEKAAQEAKKEEERLKEEERKRIQEESRLRREQLKKERQAAKKKEKEKKKTESSDSEQDDEEKIDDEEEKAKKAEEEEKKQQKKEEKKRQKEEEKLKEKERKKKEKEEKELKRKEKKEKKKELVKAEREKSGKSKSEEKKKPKLTEEQKKEREEKADEAFKRIAAESKEVGVGEKLEQLEKELRRTLSVKEADHERCLQVLQEISALNLTPTVLMQNKTIIPTMKKVKAYKANHSVSEKASQLYYHYKSLFAIGGTGVAGAKFFTPPVKSASNQNQQSTEQIKTQVQINISISNGEKIEEVPVTITHPS; encoded by the exons ATGGCAACAACTAAGATATTTAATGTTGGTGATTTAGTTTGGGCAAAAATGAAAGGGTACCCACATTGGCCTGCTCGT GTTGATGAACCAAAACCAGGTCAAGCCGTACCCAAAaagaaatatgtcatttttttctttggcactcatgaaat TGGTTTTTTGGGTGCAGATGGTCTTTTTGCATATGaacaatataaagaaaaatatggcAAACCAAATAAACGAAGAGGTTTTGGGGAAGCCCTAAAGGAAATTGTAGAAAACCCAACAGTAGTTCATGTAGATGAGCCTGAGGAAGAAAG tgAAGAGGAAGAACAGTCTGATGATGTAAATGAAAATGATAATGAGCCACCTGCTGAAAAGAAACCAAAAAAAGTCAAtaagaaa AAGGAGGaaaccaaaaaaagaaaaagaaaatctcaaGAT aATAAGAAAAGTAACAAGAAAGTAAGAGCAGTTAAGTCAGTTGAAGAAACTTGGAGTGACTCTGATGATGAGATGCTATTAAttgatgaaaagaaaaaaaatgcagcTAAG GAGGTGGAAGAGTCTGATTTTGAAGAACCAACCAGTTCAGATGACTCTTCAGACGATGATAGTGGAGAT gatTATAAACAACCTgaggagaataaaaaaaaacctaaagCAGAAACTAAACCGAAAAAAgcacctgctgcaaagaagccACGCAAACCAGCTAGTGAGAAGAAGCCACGTAAGCCTGCTGGTGAGAAGAAGCCAAGAAAACAGAAAGAGAAGAAACAGACATCAAAAGATGATGATGTTAGTAGTGTAAGCTCTGTAAGCTCAAGCGATGAAGATAGCAGTGGAGatgaagaaattgaaaaactCAAAAAGAGATTATTCAAACAAAAT GTGGAGTTGACTGCAGAAGAAAAAGCAGCTCAGGAAGCAAAGAAGGAAGAGGAAAGATTAAAAGAAGAAGAGAGGAAACGTATACAGGAAGAAAGTCGTCTTCGTAGAGAACAGCTTAAGAAAGAACGACAAGCggcaaagaaaaaagaaaaggaaaaaaa AAAGACTGAATCCAGTGATTCCGAACAGGATGACGAGGAGAAAATTGACGATGAGGAGGAGAAAGCAAAAAAAGCTGAGGAGGAGGAAAAGAAGCAACAAAAGAAGGAGGAGAAGAAAcgtcaaaaagaagaagaaaaattgaaagaaaaagaaagaaagaaaaaagagaagGAAGAAAAAGAACTTAAGCGGAAGgagaaaaaggaaaagaaaaa AGAACTCGTTAAAGCAGAAAGGGAAAAGAGTGGGAAAAGTAAAtctgaagaaaagaagaaacCTAAATTGACagaagaacaaaagaaagaacgTGAAGAGAAAGCTGATGAAGCTTTTAAAAGAATCGCAGCGGAGAGTAAAG aaGTTGGTGTTGGTGAAAAACTTGAACAGTTAGAAAAAGAACTTCGAAGAACACTGTCTGTCAAAGAAGCG gaTCATGAAAGATGTCTACAAGTTCTTCAAGAAATATCTGCGTTGAATCTCACGCCTACCGTACTCatgcaaaataaaacaattataCCCACGATGAAAAAA GTGAAAGCTTACAAAGCAAACCATAGCGTGAGCGAAAAAGCTTCGCAGCTATACTACCATTATAAAAGCTTATTTGCTATTGGTGGAACAG GAGTAGCAGGGGCTAAGTTCTTTACCCCTCCTGTCAAATCAGCATCCAACCAAAACCAACAAAGCACGGAACAAATCAAGACACAAGTTCAGATAAACATTAGTATAAGTAATGGAGAAAAGATTGAAGAAGTTCCTGTCACTATAACTC ATCCAAGCTAG